The Corvus hawaiiensis isolate bCorHaw1 chromosome 2, bCorHaw1.pri.cur, whole genome shotgun sequence genome includes a window with the following:
- the RRP1B gene encoding ribosomal RNA processing protein 1 homolog B isoform X2: MAPAAVQPPEVQFAQRLAANEKRIRDRALKKLRGYIGVRTQRSAGGFSQEELLKIWKGLFYCMWMQDKPLLQEELAANISQLIHVFQNTETRHLFIQTFWQTMNREWNGIDNLRLDKYYMLMRLILRQSFEVLKRNEWDEGLVEPLLQLLMKEVMDPDSNSPTGIKFHFIDIYLDELAKVGAKELTADQNLKFIEPFCKIAAKSKDRCMLHAVATGIFEMIVDQSPFAIEDLMKELGTHSDEEDASEEGREENEEVLKTKDRCLSRKSAQSSEKTEDINENSDDGIGTVLQFDYKAVADKIFEFASRKNTPSLNRKRLYKLVKKFQDLAEGIFPQDIPEDVSTDEDDDEFGRQKRKKKAVKPWQQNELEKVKEDKEELSSVKVSSVSQRKRKKRKKRDSPSADSGTADGNCEEGKAETSGSDASSQEKVPENNKERKKKKLLVNETSETTNVATDTRENHSISAQNSLTDAEQSKKSHLKNVNPKVQNVPAKPACQNGPASASAAEDVNPSVMPSPPKAMKKKQKAGAVLVNGEPPVQQTDLKPNKEGVLGTLPRRAGSESLPSRKVTVKTKTKLGGLEGMKVSSQNAAALKKKRKVKEVLNSVEANGVLETACKKSRKVESSAALSPLKKKKVKPASDFVKFEKSTVPKAVFFRKARSAISSTRTSMQLNKLQSPSSKKVTFGLNKNMTAEFKKTDKSILVSPEGPSRVAFNPEQKPRHGVLKSPTVTPAKEPQMKRPFTMSAKKRPTAVDFF, translated from the exons atgGCTCCCGCGGCCGTGCAGCCGCCCGAGGTGCAGTTCGCGCAGCGCTTGGCCGCCAACGAGAAGCGCATCCGAGACCGCGCCCTCAAAAAGCTGCGGGGCTACATCGGCGTGCGGACCCAGCGCTCCGCCG GTGGCTTCAGCCAGGAAGAACTGCTGAAAATATGGAAGGGCCTTTTCTATTGTATGTGGATGCAGGATAAACCTCTGCTTCAG gAGGAACTTGCAGCCAATATCTCACAGCTTATCCACGTGTTTCAGAATACAGAGACTC GACACCTGTTCATCCAGACATTTTGGCAAACGATGAACCGGGAATGGAACGGGATTGACAATCTGCGTCTGGACAAGTACTACATG ctgatgCGTCTGATTTTGAGGCAATCCTTTGAAGTGCTGAAAAGAAATGAATGGGATGAGGG tctagTTGAACCATTGCTGCAGCTATTAATGAAAGAAGTTATGGACCCAGACAGCAATTCTCCCACTGGGATAAAGTTCCATTTCATTGATATCTATCTGGATGAATTGGCTAAAGTTGGTGCAAAGGAG CTCACAGCAGACCAGAATCTCAAGTTTATCGAACCTTTCTGCAAAATTGCTGCCAAATCAAAAGA TCGCTGCATGCTCCATGCTGTGGCCACCGGCATCTTTGAGATGATCGTGGATCAGTCCCCCTTTGCCATCGAAGACCTGATGAAAGAGCTGGGTACCCACAGTGATGAAGAGGATGCTTCTGaagaaggcagagaggaaaatgaagagGTGCTTAAAACCAAAG ACAGATGTCTGTCAAGAAAATCAGCACAGAGCTCTGAAAAAACAGAGGATATCAATGAAAATTCTGATGATGGGATCGGGACTGTTCTTCAG TTTGATTACAAGGCTGTTGCTGACAAAATCTTCGAATTTGCAAGCAGGAAAAATACACCTTCCCTGAACAGAAAGCGTCTGTACAAGCTGGTCAAAAA GTTCCAGGACTTAGCAGAAG GAATCTTCCCCCAAGATATTCCTGAAGATGTTTCTACAGATGAAGACGATGATGAATTCGGCAGGCAAAAGCgaaagaaaaaagctgtcaAGCCTTGGCAGCAAAATGAGCTGGAAAAAGTAAAAG AGGATAAAGAAGAGCTTTCAAGTGTGAAGGTGTCATCAGTTtcccagaggaagaggaaaaaacgGAAGAAGAGGGACAGCCCAAGTGCTGATTCTGGAACAGCTGATGGAAATTGtgaggagggaaaagctgaaaCATCTGGATCTGATGCTTCTAGCCAGGAAAAGGTGCCAGAAAATaacaaggagaggaagaaaaagaaattgctaGTAAATGAGACCAGTGAGACCACAAATGTAGCAACTGACACCAGAGAAAATCACAGTATTTCTGCGCAGAACAGTCTGACTGACGCAGAGCAGAGTAAAAAGAGTCATTTGAAGAACGTGAATCCAAAAGTGCAGAATGTTCCTGCAAAACCAGCATGTCAGAATGGACCAGCCAGTGCCAGTGCAGCAGAGGATGTCAACCCATCTGTCATGCCATCACCTCCTAAGGCTatgaaaaagaagcagaaagcagGGGCTGTCCTGGTGAATGGGGAACCCCCTGTGCAGCAAACTGACCTGAAACCCAACAAGGAAGGTGTGCTGGGGACCCTGCCAAGAAGGGCAGGGTCTGAATCTCTGCCCTCCAGAAAGGTCACAGTGAAGACAAAGACAAAGTTAGGTGGTTTGGAAGGGATGAAAGTCTCCAGTCAGAATGCAGCAGCcctgaaaaagaagagaaaagtgaaagagGTGCTAAACTCAGTCGAAGCCAATGGAGTTCTGGAGACTGCAtgcaagaaaagcaggaaggtg gaaagcagtgctgctctgtcaccattaaagaaaaagaaagtgaaaccAGCAAGTGATTttgtaaaatttgaaaaatcaaCTGTACCAAAGGCAGTGTTCTTCAGGAAAGCCAGAAGCGCCATCTCTTCCACCAGGACATCCATGCAG CTGAACAAGCTGCAGTCGCCCAGCTCCAAAAAAGTCACGTTTGGCTTGAATAAAAACATGACTGCAG
- the RRP1B gene encoding ribosomal RNA processing protein 1 homolog B isoform X1: MAPAAVQPPEVQFAQRLAANEKRIRDRALKKLRGYIGVRTQRSAGGFSQEELLKIWKGLFYCMWMQDKPLLQEELAANISQLIHVFQNTETRHLFIQTFWQTMNREWNGIDNLRLDKYYMLMRLILRQSFEVLKRNEWDEGLVEPLLQLLMKEVMDPDSNSPTGIKFHFIDIYLDELAKVGAKELTADQNLKFIEPFCKIAAKSKDRCMLHAVATGIFEMIVDQSPFAIEDLMKELGTHSDEEDASEEGREENEEVLKTKADRCLSRKSAQSSEKTEDINENSDDGIGTVLQFDYKAVADKIFEFASRKNTPSLNRKRLYKLVKKFQDLAEGIFPQDIPEDVSTDEDDDEFGRQKRKKKAVKPWQQNELEKVKEDKEELSSVKVSSVSQRKRKKRKKRDSPSADSGTADGNCEEGKAETSGSDASSQEKVPENNKERKKKKLLVNETSETTNVATDTRENHSISAQNSLTDAEQSKKSHLKNVNPKVQNVPAKPACQNGPASASAAEDVNPSVMPSPPKAMKKKQKAGAVLVNGEPPVQQTDLKPNKEGVLGTLPRRAGSESLPSRKVTVKTKTKLGGLEGMKVSSQNAAALKKKRKVKEVLNSVEANGVLETACKKSRKVESSAALSPLKKKKVKPASDFVKFEKSTVPKAVFFRKARSAISSTRTSMQLNKLQSPSSKKVTFGLNKNMTAEFKKTDKSILVSPEGPSRVAFNPEQKPRHGVLKSPTVTPAKEPQMKRPFTMSAKKRPTAVDFF; this comes from the exons atgGCTCCCGCGGCCGTGCAGCCGCCCGAGGTGCAGTTCGCGCAGCGCTTGGCCGCCAACGAGAAGCGCATCCGAGACCGCGCCCTCAAAAAGCTGCGGGGCTACATCGGCGTGCGGACCCAGCGCTCCGCCG GTGGCTTCAGCCAGGAAGAACTGCTGAAAATATGGAAGGGCCTTTTCTATTGTATGTGGATGCAGGATAAACCTCTGCTTCAG gAGGAACTTGCAGCCAATATCTCACAGCTTATCCACGTGTTTCAGAATACAGAGACTC GACACCTGTTCATCCAGACATTTTGGCAAACGATGAACCGGGAATGGAACGGGATTGACAATCTGCGTCTGGACAAGTACTACATG ctgatgCGTCTGATTTTGAGGCAATCCTTTGAAGTGCTGAAAAGAAATGAATGGGATGAGGG tctagTTGAACCATTGCTGCAGCTATTAATGAAAGAAGTTATGGACCCAGACAGCAATTCTCCCACTGGGATAAAGTTCCATTTCATTGATATCTATCTGGATGAATTGGCTAAAGTTGGTGCAAAGGAG CTCACAGCAGACCAGAATCTCAAGTTTATCGAACCTTTCTGCAAAATTGCTGCCAAATCAAAAGA TCGCTGCATGCTCCATGCTGTGGCCACCGGCATCTTTGAGATGATCGTGGATCAGTCCCCCTTTGCCATCGAAGACCTGATGAAAGAGCTGGGTACCCACAGTGATGAAGAGGATGCTTCTGaagaaggcagagaggaaaatgaagagGTGCTTAAAACCAAAG CAGACAGATGTCTGTCAAGAAAATCAGCACAGAGCTCTGAAAAAACAGAGGATATCAATGAAAATTCTGATGATGGGATCGGGACTGTTCTTCAG TTTGATTACAAGGCTGTTGCTGACAAAATCTTCGAATTTGCAAGCAGGAAAAATACACCTTCCCTGAACAGAAAGCGTCTGTACAAGCTGGTCAAAAA GTTCCAGGACTTAGCAGAAG GAATCTTCCCCCAAGATATTCCTGAAGATGTTTCTACAGATGAAGACGATGATGAATTCGGCAGGCAAAAGCgaaagaaaaaagctgtcaAGCCTTGGCAGCAAAATGAGCTGGAAAAAGTAAAAG AGGATAAAGAAGAGCTTTCAAGTGTGAAGGTGTCATCAGTTtcccagaggaagaggaaaaaacgGAAGAAGAGGGACAGCCCAAGTGCTGATTCTGGAACAGCTGATGGAAATTGtgaggagggaaaagctgaaaCATCTGGATCTGATGCTTCTAGCCAGGAAAAGGTGCCAGAAAATaacaaggagaggaagaaaaagaaattgctaGTAAATGAGACCAGTGAGACCACAAATGTAGCAACTGACACCAGAGAAAATCACAGTATTTCTGCGCAGAACAGTCTGACTGACGCAGAGCAGAGTAAAAAGAGTCATTTGAAGAACGTGAATCCAAAAGTGCAGAATGTTCCTGCAAAACCAGCATGTCAGAATGGACCAGCCAGTGCCAGTGCAGCAGAGGATGTCAACCCATCTGTCATGCCATCACCTCCTAAGGCTatgaaaaagaagcagaaagcagGGGCTGTCCTGGTGAATGGGGAACCCCCTGTGCAGCAAACTGACCTGAAACCCAACAAGGAAGGTGTGCTGGGGACCCTGCCAAGAAGGGCAGGGTCTGAATCTCTGCCCTCCAGAAAGGTCACAGTGAAGACAAAGACAAAGTTAGGTGGTTTGGAAGGGATGAAAGTCTCCAGTCAGAATGCAGCAGCcctgaaaaagaagagaaaagtgaaagagGTGCTAAACTCAGTCGAAGCCAATGGAGTTCTGGAGACTGCAtgcaagaaaagcaggaaggtg gaaagcagtgctgctctgtcaccattaaagaaaaagaaagtgaaaccAGCAAGTGATTttgtaaaatttgaaaaatcaaCTGTACCAAAGGCAGTGTTCTTCAGGAAAGCCAGAAGCGCCATCTCTTCCACCAGGACATCCATGCAG CTGAACAAGCTGCAGTCGCCCAGCTCCAAAAAAGTCACGTTTGGCTTGAATAAAAACATGACTGCAG
- the RRP1B gene encoding ribosomal RNA processing protein 1 homolog B isoform X3, with protein MFRREGDLLSYLLISSLISIQCSERDEAHTPHNPGGFSQEELLKIWKGLFYCMWMQDKPLLQEELAANISQLIHVFQNTETRHLFIQTFWQTMNREWNGIDNLRLDKYYMLMRLILRQSFEVLKRNEWDEGLVEPLLQLLMKEVMDPDSNSPTGIKFHFIDIYLDELAKVGAKELTADQNLKFIEPFCKIAAKSKDRCMLHAVATGIFEMIVDQSPFAIEDLMKELGTHSDEEDASEEGREENEEVLKTKADRCLSRKSAQSSEKTEDINENSDDGIGTVLQFDYKAVADKIFEFASRKNTPSLNRKRLYKLVKKFQDLAEGIFPQDIPEDVSTDEDDDEFGRQKRKKKAVKPWQQNELEKVKEDKEELSSVKVSSVSQRKRKKRKKRDSPSADSGTADGNCEEGKAETSGSDASSQEKVPENNKERKKKKLLVNETSETTNVATDTRENHSISAQNSLTDAEQSKKSHLKNVNPKVQNVPAKPACQNGPASASAAEDVNPSVMPSPPKAMKKKQKAGAVLVNGEPPVQQTDLKPNKEGVLGTLPRRAGSESLPSRKVTVKTKTKLGGLEGMKVSSQNAAALKKKRKVKEVLNSVEANGVLETACKKSRKVESSAALSPLKKKKVKPASDFVKFEKSTVPKAVFFRKARSAISSTRTSMQLNKLQSPSSKKVTFGLNKNMTAEFKKTDKSILVSPEGPSRVAFNPEQKPRHGVLKSPTVTPAKEPQMKRPFTMSAKKRPTAVDFF; from the exons ATGTTCAGGAGAGAAGGGGATTTATTAAGTTATTTATTAATTAGCAGCCTTATATCCATCCAGTGTTCTGAGAGGGATGAGGCTCACACACCACACAACCCAG GTGGCTTCAGCCAGGAAGAACTGCTGAAAATATGGAAGGGCCTTTTCTATTGTATGTGGATGCAGGATAAACCTCTGCTTCAG gAGGAACTTGCAGCCAATATCTCACAGCTTATCCACGTGTTTCAGAATACAGAGACTC GACACCTGTTCATCCAGACATTTTGGCAAACGATGAACCGGGAATGGAACGGGATTGACAATCTGCGTCTGGACAAGTACTACATG ctgatgCGTCTGATTTTGAGGCAATCCTTTGAAGTGCTGAAAAGAAATGAATGGGATGAGGG tctagTTGAACCATTGCTGCAGCTATTAATGAAAGAAGTTATGGACCCAGACAGCAATTCTCCCACTGGGATAAAGTTCCATTTCATTGATATCTATCTGGATGAATTGGCTAAAGTTGGTGCAAAGGAG CTCACAGCAGACCAGAATCTCAAGTTTATCGAACCTTTCTGCAAAATTGCTGCCAAATCAAAAGA TCGCTGCATGCTCCATGCTGTGGCCACCGGCATCTTTGAGATGATCGTGGATCAGTCCCCCTTTGCCATCGAAGACCTGATGAAAGAGCTGGGTACCCACAGTGATGAAGAGGATGCTTCTGaagaaggcagagaggaaaatgaagagGTGCTTAAAACCAAAG CAGACAGATGTCTGTCAAGAAAATCAGCACAGAGCTCTGAAAAAACAGAGGATATCAATGAAAATTCTGATGATGGGATCGGGACTGTTCTTCAG TTTGATTACAAGGCTGTTGCTGACAAAATCTTCGAATTTGCAAGCAGGAAAAATACACCTTCCCTGAACAGAAAGCGTCTGTACAAGCTGGTCAAAAA GTTCCAGGACTTAGCAGAAG GAATCTTCCCCCAAGATATTCCTGAAGATGTTTCTACAGATGAAGACGATGATGAATTCGGCAGGCAAAAGCgaaagaaaaaagctgtcaAGCCTTGGCAGCAAAATGAGCTGGAAAAAGTAAAAG AGGATAAAGAAGAGCTTTCAAGTGTGAAGGTGTCATCAGTTtcccagaggaagaggaaaaaacgGAAGAAGAGGGACAGCCCAAGTGCTGATTCTGGAACAGCTGATGGAAATTGtgaggagggaaaagctgaaaCATCTGGATCTGATGCTTCTAGCCAGGAAAAGGTGCCAGAAAATaacaaggagaggaagaaaaagaaattgctaGTAAATGAGACCAGTGAGACCACAAATGTAGCAACTGACACCAGAGAAAATCACAGTATTTCTGCGCAGAACAGTCTGACTGACGCAGAGCAGAGTAAAAAGAGTCATTTGAAGAACGTGAATCCAAAAGTGCAGAATGTTCCTGCAAAACCAGCATGTCAGAATGGACCAGCCAGTGCCAGTGCAGCAGAGGATGTCAACCCATCTGTCATGCCATCACCTCCTAAGGCTatgaaaaagaagcagaaagcagGGGCTGTCCTGGTGAATGGGGAACCCCCTGTGCAGCAAACTGACCTGAAACCCAACAAGGAAGGTGTGCTGGGGACCCTGCCAAGAAGGGCAGGGTCTGAATCTCTGCCCTCCAGAAAGGTCACAGTGAAGACAAAGACAAAGTTAGGTGGTTTGGAAGGGATGAAAGTCTCCAGTCAGAATGCAGCAGCcctgaaaaagaagagaaaagtgaaagagGTGCTAAACTCAGTCGAAGCCAATGGAGTTCTGGAGACTGCAtgcaagaaaagcaggaaggtg gaaagcagtgctgctctgtcaccattaaagaaaaagaaagtgaaaccAGCAAGTGATTttgtaaaatttgaaaaatcaaCTGTACCAAAGGCAGTGTTCTTCAGGAAAGCCAGAAGCGCCATCTCTTCCACCAGGACATCCATGCAG CTGAACAAGCTGCAGTCGCCCAGCTCCAAAAAAGTCACGTTTGGCTTGAATAAAAACATGACTGCAG